Proteins encoded in a region of the Perca fluviatilis chromosome 6, GENO_Pfluv_1.0, whole genome shotgun sequence genome:
- the zgc:65851 gene encoding LOW QUALITY PROTEIN: low molecular weight neuronal intermediate filament (The sequence of the model RefSeq protein was modified relative to this genomic sequence to represent the inferred CDS: deleted 2 bases in 1 codon), producing MSYSGDIYSSSSYRKIFGDAPRSGRVGLGSSSSPSRLQSASAGYRSSHRTYGSPSVMSSTGYRRTAAPGRVFSSMPDSAMDLTQSTAVTNELKIIRTNEKEQLQGLNDRFVSFIEKVHNLEQQNKVLEAEVNMLRQRHSEPSRLHELYEQEIRELRARVEELTHERSQMHVDCVQMNDTLERVREKLEEETKLREEAENTLKGYRKDVDDATLSRLELEKKVESLLDEIAFLRKVHEEELQELQASLQASQVSVEMDMSKPDLTAALKDIRAQYENLSSRNQAQAEDWYRSKFASVTEAAARNQDAIKHSKEELSEYRRQVQSRTLEIESLRGHNEALERQIAEMEDRHNNEIGEMQDTIQELEAALRSTKGEMSRHLHEYQDLLNVKMALDIEIAAYRKLLEGEECRLSSVGGAMVQSGYQGFSYMSSRSYSLGAYRKAEAKPEEAEEEEAAEEEEEDAEGEENEEEGEEGEEGEEGEEGDDQEEGEGEGEGEGEGEGDGEEDEEEEEKQKEGEGEEEGEPHRQDQQELNCSFPTSSSSSSLSITHSSSHQSQSMDPVIVHNISVTHRCLTPTVSVRAVMQK from the exons ATGAGTTACTCCGGCGACATTTACAGCAGCAGCTCCTATAGGAAGATCTTCGGAGATGCCCCCCGGTCCGGCCGAGTGGGTCTggggagcagcagcagcccgtCCCGCCTGCAGTCTGCCTCTGCGGGATACCGCAGCAGCCACCGCACCTACGGCTCCCCCTCCGTGATGTCCTCCACCGGCTACCGCAGGACGGCGGCTCCCGGCCGCGTCTTCTCCTCCATGCCGGACTCCGCGATGGACCTGACCCAGTCCACCGCGGTCACCAACGAGCTCAAGATCATCCGCACCAACGAGAAGGAGCAGCTGCAGGGCCTCAACGACCGCTTCGTGTCCTTCATCGAGAAGGTGCACAACCTGGAGCAGCAGAACAAAGTGCTGGAGGCGGAGGTGAACATGCTGCGCCAGCGCCACAGCGAGCCCTCGCGCCTCCACGAGCTCTACGAGCAGGAGATCCGCGAGCTGCGGGCGCGCGTGGAGGAGCTCACGCACGAGAGGAGCCAGATGCACGTGGACTGCGTTCAGATGAACGACACGCTGGAGCGCGTGCGGGAGAAGCTGGAGGAGGAGACCAAGCTGCGCGAAGAGGCCGAGAACACCCTGAAGGGCTACCGAAAGGACGTGGACGACGCCACCCTGTCGCGCCTGGAGCTGGAGAAGAAAGTGGAGTCTCTGCTGGACGAGATCGCCTTCCTCAGGAAAGTTCACGAGGAGGAGCTGCAGGAGCTGCAGGCGTCTCTTCAGGCCAGTCAG GTGTCAGTGGAGATGGACATGAGCAAACCGGACCTGACTGCCGCCCTGAAGGACATCCGGGCTCAGTATGAGAACCTGTCATCCAGGAACCAGGCCCAGGCAGAAGACTGGTACCGCTCCAAGTTTGCTAGCGTGACTGAAGCGGCTGCCCGTAACCAGGACGCCATCAAGCACTCAAAGGAGGAGCTGAGCGAGTACCGCAGGCAGGTGCAGTCCCGCACCCTGGAGATCGAGTCCCTCAGGGGCCACAACGAGGCCCTGGAGAGGCAGATTGCCGAGATGGAGGATCGCCATAACAATGAAATTGGAGAGATGCAG gatacCATTCAGGAACTGGAGGCTGCCCTGCGCAGCACCAAAGGAGAAATGTCCCGTCACCTGCATGAATACCAGGACCTGCTGAACGTCAAGATGGCGCTGGACATTGAGATCGCTGCCTACAG GAAGCTGCTGGAAGGCGAGGAGTGCCGCCTCAGCTCCGTCGGCGGAGCCATGGTCCAGTCCGGCTACCAGGGCTTCTCCTACATGTCGTCCCGCAGCTACTCCCTCGGAGCCTACAGGAAGGCTGAGGCCAAGCCCGAGGAggcagaagaggaggaggccgcggaggaggaggaggaggacgcggagggagaggagaacgaagaggagggagaggagggagaagagggagaggagggagaggagggagatgaCCAGGAGGAGGGCGAGGGCGAGGGAGAGggtgagggagagggagagggcgatggagaggaggatgaagaggaggaggagaagcagaaa gaaggagaaggagaagaagaaggagagccCCACCGGCAAGACCAGCAAGAGCTAAACTGCTCGTTTCCGACATCATCGTCTTCATCGTCGTTATCAATAACACATTCCTCATCCCACCAATCACAGTCTATGGATCCGGTCATTGTTCACAACATCTCCGTCACACACAGATGCCTCACACCTACCGTCTCGGTCCGCGCCGTAATGCAGAAGTGA